The DNA sequence CTCGTTCATCCAGCGAAAGACGGCTGTGATCATTCGCAATTCCTAGTCAGGTTGTGCCATGCGTGTGTGCAGGTTCCTTTGCAGTAGGCCTGTCTGCGTCGGGTGTCGGCGACGGTGAATACGGAGACAAGCACGCGGAAGGCTTTGACGTGTTCGTCGGCGGGGAGGCCTGAGAACCCGTAGCGGGGTGGGTCCATGCAGATCATGACCGCGGGGTTGGCGGTGGGTTTCACGCCTGACCGTGCCACGCCCGCGCGGCCGTCCGCGGCTGTGATGTGTGCCTGCATCGCGTACAGGCCGGCCTCGTGCAGTGCCTCC is a window from the Streptomyces sp. NBC_01244 genome containing:
- a CDS encoding DUF5958 family protein, whose product is MTEPNNADDPSFWYGTERVVNGIAQGLCTLDHGMAWFTNLSPARRQEALHEAGLYAMQAHITAADGRAGVARSGVKPTANPAVMICMDPPRYGFSGLPADEHVKAFRVLVSVFTVADTRRRQAYCKGTCTHAWHNLTRNCE